In Synechococcus sp. PCC 6312, one genomic interval encodes:
- a CDS encoding EAL domain-containing protein encodes MIVQEDFRDLGCGECLHGADLGFDFTMAFQPIVNIQTQSIFAYEALVRGLHQEPAGMILEKINQTNRYRFDQACRVKAIKLASELEMPCYLSINFLPNAVYRPELCIRTTLAAADEYGFPIDQIIFEITEGERVDDQAHLREIIEYYQKRGFKTAIDDFGAGYSGLNLLAEFQTDFLKLDMALIRHIETDPIRQAIVKGILHVCRDLGITPIAEGIETAAELTSIQEMGIELVQGYYFAKPAFEALGQPEWGSALSPRT; translated from the coding sequence ATGATTGTTCAAGAGGATTTTCGCGATTTGGGCTGTGGAGAATGTTTGCACGGGGCGGATCTGGGCTTTGACTTTACCATGGCCTTCCAACCGATTGTGAATATTCAAACCCAGAGCATTTTTGCCTACGAAGCCCTTGTGCGCGGCCTCCATCAAGAACCAGCCGGGATGATTTTAGAGAAAATTAATCAAACCAATCGCTATCGCTTCGACCAGGCCTGTCGGGTCAAGGCCATCAAGCTGGCATCAGAGTTAGAAATGCCCTGCTACTTGAGCATTAACTTTCTGCCCAATGCCGTGTATCGCCCAGAGTTATGTATTCGGACAACATTAGCCGCTGCTGATGAATATGGGTTTCCCATTGACCAAATTATTTTTGAAATTACAGAAGGGGAACGGGTTGATGACCAGGCCCATTTACGGGAAATCATTGAATACTATCAAAAACGGGGCTTTAAGACAGCCATTGATGACTTTGGGGCCGGCTATTCGGGTCTCAACTTGTTAGCAGAGTTTCAAACAGATTTTCTCAAGTTGGATATGGCCCTCATTCGCCACATTGAAACGGATCCAATTCGCCAGGCTATTGTTAAAGGAATTTTGCACGTTTGCCGGGATTTAGGAATTACCCCGATTGCCGAAGGAATTGAAACCGCCGCCGAACTAACCTCGATCCAGGAGATGGGCATTGAACTGGTGCAGGGCTATTACTTTGCCAAACCCGCCTTTGAAGCCTTAGGCCAACCAGAGTGGGGTTCTGCTCTATCTCCAAGAACGTAA
- a CDS encoding homocysteine biosynthesis protein yields MRTIAEINAKIQAGTATVWTVDQVKAQAKELGIPEIAKQVDVVTTGTFEAMEASGGMINLGPTDPPIKLRQCWLDGVPAYTGFGAVDLYIGAAKAVESPLETDTEERGGGQVIANLIAGKPVQLRATGQVTDCYPRASFETTITKDTINQFYLYNPRNLYQNFIVGVNGGERLLHTYLGPLQPQLGNAVYAHPGASAPLLNDPHLRLIGIGTRIFLGGGIGYVAWEGTQHFPLQKRLENQTPIGPAATLALIGDAKTMTPEWVRGCYFKHYGSSLMLGVGIPLPVLDERVIYHCAVQDEDVVAPVVDFSIPRRVRPTFGLVSYAQLKSGKIKIEGKTVRTAPLSSIYLGRQVAKELQAWIQAGKFLLTEPVAPLAMDRAFLPQNLWES; encoded by the coding sequence ATGCGCACCATTGCCGAAATTAACGCCAAAATCCAAGCTGGCACAGCGACGGTTTGGACAGTCGATCAGGTGAAAGCCCAGGCCAAGGAGTTGGGGATTCCTGAAATTGCCAAACAGGTGGATGTGGTAACCACCGGCACCTTTGAAGCGATGGAAGCATCAGGGGGGATGATCAACCTGGGGCCAACGGATCCGCCGATTAAGCTTCGGCAATGCTGGTTAGATGGGGTTCCGGCCTATACGGGGTTTGGGGCTGTGGATTTGTACATTGGGGCAGCCAAGGCGGTGGAATCTCCCCTCGAAACAGACACGGAAGAACGGGGCGGGGGGCAGGTCATTGCCAATCTCATTGCCGGGAAGCCAGTCCAACTGCGGGCGACGGGACAAGTGACGGACTGTTATCCACGGGCCAGCTTTGAAACCACAATTACCAAAGACACCATCAACCAGTTTTATCTCTATAATCCCCGAAATCTTTATCAGAACTTTATTGTTGGGGTTAATGGCGGGGAACGTCTGCTCCATACCTATCTGGGTCCTTTACAACCCCAATTGGGTAATGCTGTTTATGCCCATCCGGGGGCTTCGGCTCCGTTGTTGAATGATCCCCACCTGCGTTTAATTGGGATTGGGACGCGGATTTTTTTAGGCGGTGGGATTGGCTATGTGGCCTGGGAAGGGACGCAACATTTTCCCTTACAAAAACGCCTAGAAAATCAAACTCCCATTGGCCCAGCGGCGACTCTGGCTTTAATTGGTGATGCCAAAACCATGACGCCTGAATGGGTGCGGGGCTGCTATTTTAAGCATTATGGCTCCTCTTTAATGTTAGGAGTGGGAATTCCCCTGCCAGTTTTGGATGAACGGGTTATTTATCACTGTGCGGTACAAGATGAGGATGTGGTGGCCCCGGTGGTGGATTTTTCGATTCCGCGTCGAGTCCGTCCCACCTTTGGCCTGGTCAGCTATGCACAACTCAAGTCTGGGAAGATCAAAATTGAAGGAAAAACCGTCCGTACTGCGCCGTTAAGTAGTATTTATCTCGGTCGGCAAGTTGCCAAAGAACTCCAGGCCTGGATCCAAGCGGGAAAATTTTTATTAACCGAACCCGTTGCCCCCTTGGCTATGGATCGGGCCTTTCTTCCCCAAAACCTCTGGGAAAGCTAG
- a CDS encoding Rpn family recombination-promoting nuclease/putative transposase, which yields MRRDSIYYQILQQFPTCLFELMGVAPNHAKNYQFISVTLKETAFELDGILLPSTDSEPSIVYFLEVQFQKDEQFYERFFSELFIHLYRYRTTLQDWQAAVIYPNRLAEQRDTSLYQALLQSGKVHRIYLDELGETDSLPLNLMKLTITSSDKAPTFARQLAQKAQAQPAIIELLTTIMVYKFTNLSRDEVREMLGFTRTELKNTRFYQEVKAEGVEEGRQEGELAILMRVLKRRFGPIPTTLESQIQSLSQAQLESLAEAIFDFNALADVQAWISTLK from the coding sequence ATGCGCCGTGACTCTATTTACTACCAAATACTTCAGCAATTTCCCACTTGCCTTTTTGAACTGATGGGTGTTGCCCCTAATCACGCCAAAAATTATCAATTTATCTCAGTAACCCTAAAAGAAACGGCCTTTGAACTTGATGGTATTTTGCTCCCCTCTACAGACTCCGAGCCAAGTATCGTTTATTTCTTAGAAGTTCAGTTTCAGAAAGATGAACAGTTTTATGAGCGTTTTTTTAGTGAACTGTTTATTCACTTGTATCGCTACCGAACCACCCTGCAAGATTGGCAAGCCGCCGTCATTTATCCCAATCGCCTGGCCGAGCAACGGGACACTAGTTTATATCAGGCATTACTTCAGAGTGGAAAAGTTCATCGGATTTATTTAGATGAATTGGGGGAAACGGACTCATTGCCCTTAAACTTGATGAAACTGACAATTACATCTTCGGATAAAGCCCCAACATTTGCCCGTCAGCTTGCCCAAAAAGCCCAGGCCCAACCCGCCATCATCGAGTTACTGACTACAATCATGGTGTATAAGTTCACAAATCTAAGTCGGGATGAGGTAAGAGAAATGCTTGGATTTACCAGGACAGAACTGAAAAATACCCGCTTTTATCAAGAGGTCAAGGCTGAAGGAGTTGAAGAAGGACGACAAGAAGGGGAGTTAGCAATTTTGATGCGAGTGTTAAAACGTCGTTTTGGCCCTATACCCACAACTTTAGAATCCCAAATTCAATCTCTATCCCAGGCCCAGCTTGAATCCCTGGCTGAAGCTATCTTTGATTTCAATGCACTTGCAGATGTCCAGGCCTGGATTAGCACCCTCAAATAA
- the rpsI gene encoding 30S ribosomal protein S9 has translation MQIAESKRAVYLGTGRRKSSIARVRLVPGTGQLIINDRPGEQYLNFNPGYIALAKAPLETLGLESSYDILVNAHGGGLTGQADSIRLGVARALCQLDGENRKPLKVEGYLTRDPRAKERKKYGLRKARKAPQYSKR, from the coding sequence ATGCAAATTGCCGAATCTAAGCGCGCTGTTTATCTTGGTACGGGCCGGCGGAAGTCTTCGATTGCCAGGGTGCGTCTTGTCCCCGGTACGGGTCAACTGATCATCAATGATCGCCCTGGTGAGCAGTATCTCAATTTCAACCCTGGTTATATTGCCCTCGCCAAAGCTCCCTTAGAAACCTTGGGCCTGGAAAGTAGCTACGATATTTTGGTCAATGCCCACGGCGGTGGTTTAACCGGCCAGGCCGACTCCATTCGCTTAGGTGTTGCCCGGGCCTTATGCCAGTTGGATGGGGAAAATCGTAAACCCCTGAAAGTAGAAGGCTATCTGACTCGGGATCCACGGGCTAAGGAACGGAAAAAATATGGGTTGCGCAAAGCCCGCAAAGCCCCGCAATATTCCAAACGTTAA
- the rpmE gene encoding 50S ribosomal protein L31, with protein sequence MPKANIHPEWYPEAKVYCNGELVMTVGSTKPELHVDVWSGNHPFFTGTQKILDAEGRVERFRRKYSREGAVKGNRPTKAKASKDKK encoded by the coding sequence ATGCCCAAAGCAAATATTCATCCTGAGTGGTATCCCGAAGCCAAAGTTTACTGCAACGGCGAACTCGTCATGACCGTTGGCTCAACCAAACCGGAACTCCATGTGGATGTCTGGTCAGGGAATCATCCCTTCTTTACTGGAACTCAGAAAATTCTCGATGCTGAAGGTCGGGTCGAGCGATTCCGCCGGAAATATAGTCGGGAAGGGGCGGTCAAGGGCAATCGGCCGACCAAAGCCAAAGCGAGTAAAGACAAAAAATAA
- the truA gene encoding tRNA pseudouridine(38-40) synthase TruA — translation MAGLVGDTQQRIALVIQYLGTHYHGWQWQPRQRSIQSEIESAISGVLGEPVRLHGAGRTDTGVHAAAQVAHFDTNAVIPAHRWPAILNGRLPKDILVRGAVAVPLAWHARFSAIWRRYRYTLYTDPCPNLFIAPLAWHYYHHSLDVEQMQAALVPLLGQQNLAAFERAGSSRPHTWVEVQEVSCQRRGAVVEIEVQASGFLYGMMRLLVGLLVQVGSGQCSSLDFTRIWQQNCRNEVKYSAPAKGLCLLRVGYPDFPLSQEVWFDTLPRWCLSPADSDLSIA, via the coding sequence ATGGCAGGCCTGGTCGGAGATACACAACAGCGAATCGCCTTGGTTATTCAGTACCTGGGGACTCACTATCATGGCTGGCAATGGCAACCCCGACAACGGAGCATCCAGTCCGAAATTGAGTCGGCTATTAGTGGAGTGCTTGGTGAACCGGTTCGTTTACACGGGGCCGGTCGCACTGATACTGGGGTACACGCCGCTGCCCAAGTGGCCCATTTTGATACCAATGCTGTAATTCCTGCCCATCGCTGGCCAGCCATCCTCAATGGTCGGTTACCCAAGGACATTTTAGTTCGGGGGGCAGTGGCGGTTCCTTTGGCCTGGCACGCCCGGTTTTCCGCCATCTGGCGGCGCTATCGTTACACTCTCTATACTGATCCTTGTCCAAACCTGTTTATTGCTCCCTTAGCCTGGCATTACTACCATCACAGCTTAGATGTAGAGCAGATGCAGGCTGCCCTAGTCCCCCTCTTAGGGCAGCAGAACTTGGCCGCTTTTGAACGGGCTGGATCAAGTCGTCCCCATACTTGGGTGGAAGTTCAAGAAGTCTCCTGTCAACGGCGGGGGGCAGTGGTAGAAATTGAAGTCCAGGCCAGTGGCTTTCTTTACGGGATGATGCGGCTGTTGGTTGGCCTGCTGGTACAGGTTGGCTCTGGGCAGTGTTCTAGTTTGGACTTTACCCGGATTTGGCAGCAAAATTGTCGCAATGAAGTAAAGTATTCGGCTCCGGCCAAGGGGCTTTGCCTATTGCGGGTTGGCTATCCAGATTTTCCTCTGTCCCAGGAGGTGTGGTTTGATACCTTGCCTCGCTGGTGTCTATCCCCGGCTGATTCAGATTTGTCCATTGCTTGA
- the rplM gene encoding 50S ribosomal protein L13 yields the protein MTTTNLNKTYLPPVTELDPQWYVIDAADQRLGRLATEAARVLRGKNKPTYTPHMDAGDFLVIINAEKVAVTGKKRSQKVYRRHSGRPGGMKTETFTQLQARIPERIIEQAIKGMLPKNSLGRKLFTKLKVYAGPNHPHAAQKPETLTISTIPGV from the coding sequence ATGACCACAACGAATCTAAATAAAACCTATTTACCCCCTGTCACGGAACTCGATCCCCAATGGTACGTCATTGATGCGGCCGATCAGCGGTTAGGGCGTTTGGCGACCGAAGCAGCCCGCGTGTTACGGGGAAAAAATAAACCCACCTATACCCCCCACATGGACGCAGGTGACTTTTTAGTGATTATCAACGCGGAGAAAGTGGCGGTTACGGGGAAAAAACGGAGCCAAAAAGTCTATCGCCGCCATTCGGGTCGGCCCGGCGGGATGAAAACGGAGACCTTTACCCAACTCCAGGCCCGGATTCCTGAGCGGATTATTGAGCAAGCGATCAAAGGGATGCTGCCCAAAAATTCCTTGGGACGGAAACTGTTCACTAAGCTGAAAGTCTATGCTGGCCCCAATCATCCCCACGCGGCCCAAAAGCCAGAAACCCTAACCATTTCTACGATCCCAGGAGTGTAA
- the rplQ gene encoding 50S ribosomal protein L17 — MRHRCRVPQLSLPADQRKALLRSLTTELIRHGRITTTKVRAKAVQAHADKMITLAKDGSLAARRQALGYIFDKNLVHSLFAQAPERYGQRPGGYTRIIRTVRRRGDNAEMAVIELV; from the coding sequence ATGCGTCACCGTTGTCGTGTCCCCCAATTAAGTTTGCCTGCGGATCAGCGTAAGGCCCTGTTGCGGAGTTTGACCACCGAGTTAATTCGTCATGGTCGGATCACCACCACCAAAGTTCGGGCCAAGGCCGTCCAGGCTCATGCGGACAAAATGATCACCCTGGCTAAGGATGGATCACTAGCAGCGCGGCGGCAGGCCTTGGGATACATTTTTGACAAGAACTTAGTCCATTCCCTCTTTGCCCAGGCCCCTGAACGCTATGGCCAACGACCTGGTGGTTATACCCGGATTATCCGCACCGTCCGTCGGCGGGGTGATAATGCGGAAATGGCTGTGATTGAGTTAGTTTAA
- a CDS encoding alpha/beta hydrolase, producing the protein MDSYRPLFQLADVRPLIQSLAWVMRVGVIGVMLAWGQSILVFGAERVVVSYFILERSISLSELTHYAETGKTSRRLRAYLDALAPHQREQLRTALQERLILEPVAVAQLLYSPLGEAMLDQVSTVVQSESRQANAQALRAALILAATDPQGLSALSLIRHYPAKAMRVDLTKGLEILKTFQLLVRQSQSVLASVREQSRAEAANQAPISPQSMQALTEPGPWRVQILSWAVTDNSSIRLARTGQPRTLNVEIYLPTPPPPTPIPLVVISHGLGADRYSYAYLGEHLASHGLAVAAIEHPGSSMQQLLSFSGGDSDSLRAGQEFIDRPLDISFILNQLSQYPAYLRPWPGRVNPQEVLVIGQSFGGYTALRLAGAALNRAKLKQNCPPSLSVSLNVSLLLQCQALSLPPDTGTLTDPRVKAVLAINPISSKIFGPAGLAAVRVPVMIVAGSADTIAPALAEQVLPFTWLKTPHRYLVLMDEATHFSTIGQSRSDTAGMPIPIALIGPTPRQSRYYLRALSLAFVNTYLHQDRSMEVYLSAAAAQALSQPPLTIHITQAWNATALNSALQNLDQPVSPPPVMLAH; encoded by the coding sequence GTGGACAGTTATCGCCCTCTGTTCCAGTTGGCTGATGTGCGACCGTTGATTCAGTCTCTGGCGTGGGTTATGCGGGTTGGCGTGATCGGTGTGATGCTGGCCTGGGGACAGTCAATTCTTGTATTCGGGGCAGAGCGGGTTGTTGTCAGTTACTTCATTCTTGAACGCTCCATTAGCTTGTCAGAGTTAACCCACTATGCTGAAACTGGAAAGACCTCTAGACGTTTACGAGCCTATTTAGACGCTTTGGCCCCTCATCAACGGGAACAGCTACGCACAGCATTACAAGAACGATTAATCTTGGAGCCTGTGGCAGTGGCCCAGTTACTCTATTCACCCTTGGGTGAGGCAATGTTGGATCAGGTCAGTACGGTGGTTCAGTCAGAATCGCGCCAGGCCAATGCCCAAGCGTTACGCGCTGCCCTGATTCTCGCCGCTACAGATCCCCAAGGACTTTCGGCCTTGAGCTTAATTCGTCACTATCCAGCTAAAGCAATGCGGGTAGATTTAACCAAGGGCTTAGAAATTCTGAAAACCTTTCAATTGCTAGTGCGGCAGAGTCAATCTGTTTTGGCTAGCGTCCGTGAACAAAGCCGGGCTGAGGCGGCTAACCAGGCCCCGATTTCGCCCCAATCCATGCAGGCCTTAACGGAACCGGGGCCTTGGCGTGTCCAGATTCTTTCTTGGGCCGTTACTGATAATTCCTCAATCCGATTGGCGCGCACAGGCCAACCCCGCACCCTCAATGTAGAGATCTATCTACCCACGCCGCCCCCACCCACCCCGATTCCCCTGGTGGTGATTTCCCACGGTTTAGGTGCCGATCGCTATAGTTATGCCTATTTGGGGGAACATTTGGCCTCCCATGGTTTGGCGGTGGCAGCCATTGAACATCCGGGTAGCTCAATGCAACAGTTATTGTCCTTTTCAGGGGGGGACTCGGACAGTCTGCGGGCTGGGCAGGAATTTATTGATCGTCCCTTGGATATTTCATTTATTTTGAATCAGTTAAGCCAATATCCCGCCTATTTACGGCCTTGGCCAGGACGTGTCAACCCCCAAGAAGTACTAGTGATTGGGCAATCCTTTGGTGGATATACGGCCTTAAGATTGGCAGGCGCAGCCTTAAATCGAGCCAAACTGAAGCAAAACTGTCCACCCTCCCTTAGTGTCTCCCTGAATGTCTCACTCCTCCTCCAATGCCAGGCCCTGTCCCTTCCTCCAGATACGGGTACCTTGACTGACCCTCGCGTCAAGGCCGTTTTGGCCATCAACCCCATCAGTAGCAAGATTTTTGGCCCGGCTGGATTAGCGGCGGTACGCGTTCCCGTGATGATAGTTGCTGGGAGTGCCGATACCATTGCCCCAGCCCTAGCCGAACAGGTACTTCCCTTTACTTGGCTCAAGACTCCCCACCGCTATCTGGTCTTGATGGATGAGGCGACCCATTTTTCTACCATTGGCCAATCCCGATCTGATACTGCAGGGATGCCGATCCCAATAGCTCTAATTGGCCCGACTCCACGACAATCGCGATATTATTTACGGGCGTTGAGTTTAGCCTTTGTGAATACCTATCTTCACCAGGATCGATCGATGGAGGTCTATCTGAGTGCGGCGGCGGCCCAGGCCTTGAGTCAACCTCCCTTAACCATTCACATTACCCAGGCCTGGAATGCGACAGCCCTCAACTCTGCGTTGCAAAACCTAGATCAACCTGTTTCACCCCCTCCTGTTATGCTGGCCCACTAG
- a CDS encoding sigma 54-interacting transcriptional regulator, whose amino-acid sequence MTPDTALAWLQSQPLFAALSNSLQETIATHLELVFLGADQRLTPPNTRPLGLFLLITGELESQTGTGLGQTEILFPGAVLFWAELLLQQPITNPITALTDAELWLLPQEKLTELINQHPELSQALSQQLAAAVTTLTNQLSLEQERQHILRPYIVPQAKRGIIGKSRYAVQLRQQLKTAAQGQENVLIFGEPGLEKDNMAALIHFGSRQRRQPLIKIACDKLQLSGAELFGRSGGKPGLLAWVGTGTIILNNIQDLPPPLWPAILNLLKTNTYQPVGSTESSPEIALSRNQARIILIAEKADTRLEKVISTTIKVPPLRVRKADIEAHVDYYISLICRARCCQRVSLTPEALRRLQSYDFPGNLRELAGLVERAINQRGIEGELTEEVFWAAEGKKRRFRVNLLNAYPWLRSFLRSPAWPNWINYGITTWVFAAVVAILFWGPQTRNQNFALNLFWCWWWPLILIGFPFVGRLWCAVCPFMIYGELTQKLSLWLFPRTLQKWPRQTAEKYGAWFLFGLFALIFLWEELWDLPNTAALSSWLLLLITGGAVIGSLRFERRFWCRYLCPIGGMNGLFAKLSMTELRAQQGTCGAECTTYQCYKGGPALGEGLETNGCPLYSHPAQLVDNRDCVLCMTCLQACPHRSVALNLRPPGIELWTTHTPRHAEIALLLLLLGGIFLHHLPDLERLSGFNWHLEQFWFHGLASVVVLLIAALIPLLAYGITWLLAPKLKPRSWLELAYGYLPLVWAGNLAHYLPWGLGEGGKLLPVTAATMGFNSYNLPILVAHPAVIAFLQGVTLLFGLGVSLWLSQKIARQSWNLLWPHQLGIGLIAGACWWVLLGTT is encoded by the coding sequence ATGACTCCTGATACTGCTTTGGCTTGGCTCCAATCACAACCACTGTTTGCTGCCCTCAGTAATTCCTTGCAAGAAACCATTGCGACTCACTTAGAATTAGTTTTTCTGGGTGCTGATCAACGCCTTACTCCTCCCAACACCAGGCCACTGGGATTATTTTTGTTAATTACGGGTGAGTTAGAAAGTCAAACCGGGACAGGCCTGGGACAAACTGAAATCCTCTTTCCGGGCGCAGTTTTATTTTGGGCCGAACTTCTCCTCCAGCAACCGATTACCAACCCAATTACCGCCCTAACCGATGCTGAACTCTGGTTATTACCACAGGAAAAACTAACCGAACTGATTAACCAGCACCCGGAACTGTCCCAGGCCCTCTCCCAGCAACTAGCCGCAGCGGTGACAACTCTCACCAATCAACTCAGCCTAGAGCAGGAACGCCAACACATTCTCCGCCCCTACATTGTTCCCCAGGCCAAGCGCGGGATTATTGGCAAAAGTCGGTATGCAGTCCAACTCCGGCAACAGCTTAAAACCGCAGCCCAAGGCCAGGAGAATGTGCTGATTTTTGGCGAACCGGGCCTGGAAAAAGATAACATGGCGGCACTGATCCACTTCGGCTCCCGGCAACGGCGACAACCCCTCATCAAAATTGCCTGTGACAAACTGCAACTGAGTGGAGCAGAACTTTTTGGCCGATCTGGGGGAAAACCAGGACTCTTGGCCTGGGTGGGAACGGGAACCATCATCCTCAACAATATTCAAGATTTACCTCCGCCCCTATGGCCAGCGATTCTCAATCTCTTAAAAACGAATACCTATCAACCAGTTGGGTCAACGGAGTCTAGCCCTGAAATTGCCTTGAGTCGCAACCAGGCCCGGATTATTTTAATTGCCGAAAAAGCAGATACTCGTTTGGAAAAGGTCATCTCCACCACGATTAAAGTACCTCCCTTACGCGTCCGCAAGGCCGATATTGAAGCCCATGTGGACTATTACATCAGCCTGATTTGTCGGGCCCGCTGTTGCCAAAGAGTTTCCCTCACCCCAGAAGCCCTCCGCCGCTTACAAAGCTATGACTTTCCCGGAAATTTAAGAGAACTGGCCGGCCTGGTGGAGCGAGCCATCAACCAACGCGGCATTGAAGGGGAGTTAACCGAGGAAGTATTCTGGGCCGCTGAGGGAAAAAAACGCCGCTTTCGAGTCAATTTACTCAATGCCTATCCCTGGTTACGGAGTTTCCTGAGGAGTCCCGCATGGCCCAACTGGATCAACTATGGGATCACAACCTGGGTGTTTGCGGCCGTGGTAGCCATTCTCTTTTGGGGACCGCAAACTCGGAATCAAAATTTTGCTCTGAATTTGTTTTGGTGTTGGTGGTGGCCATTGATCCTGATTGGCTTTCCCTTTGTTGGGCGGCTGTGGTGCGCTGTTTGTCCATTCATGATTTATGGCGAACTGACCCAAAAACTCTCTCTCTGGCTCTTTCCCCGCACCTTACAAAAATGGCCAAGACAAACCGCCGAAAAATATGGGGCTTGGTTTTTATTTGGCCTGTTTGCCCTCATTTTTTTATGGGAAGAACTCTGGGATCTACCGAATACGGCCGCTCTGTCCAGTTGGCTTTTACTCCTAATTACGGGCGGGGCTGTGATTGGCTCCTTGCGCTTTGAACGGCGATTTTGGTGTCGCTATCTCTGCCCGATTGGGGGGATGAATGGCCTATTTGCCAAGCTTTCTATGACGGAACTCCGGGCCCAGCAGGGGACTTGTGGCGCAGAATGTACAACCTACCAATGCTATAAAGGCGGCCCTGCTCTGGGGGAAGGGTTAGAAACGAATGGCTGTCCCCTCTATTCCCATCCAGCCCAATTAGTAGATAACCGCGATTGTGTTTTATGTATGACTTGTCTCCAGGCCTGTCCCCATCGGTCTGTAGCCTTAAATTTGCGCCCCCCCGGCATTGAACTCTGGACAACTCATACGCCCCGCCATGCCGAAATTGCCCTGTTATTGTTGCTGTTGGGCGGTATTTTTCTCCATCATTTACCGGATTTAGAACGGTTGAGTGGCTTTAACTGGCATTTGGAGCAATTCTGGTTTCATGGCCTGGCTTCTGTGGTTGTTTTACTGATTGCGGCCCTGATTCCCCTCCTCGCCTATGGCATCACTTGGCTTTTGGCTCCAAAACTAAAACCCCGGTCTTGGTTGGAGTTGGCCTATGGCTATTTACCTTTGGTCTGGGCCGGAAATTTAGCCCATTACCTACCTTGGGGCCTGGGAGAAGGCGGCAAACTTTTACCTGTGACAGCCGCAACGATGGGTTTCAATAGCTACAATTTGCCGATCCTCGTCGCGCATCCAGCGGTGATTGCCTTTTTACAAGGGGTAACGCTTCTGTTTGGCCTGGGGGTGAGTCTCTGGTTGAGTCAAAAAATTGCCCGTCAATCCTGGAACCTTCTTTGGCCCCATCAGTTGGGCATTGGCCTGATTGCCGGGGCCTGTTGGTGGGTACTCTTAGGCACGACTTGA